A genomic segment from Natronorubrum tibetense GA33 encodes:
- a CDS encoding MarR family transcriptional regulator has protein sequence MPVDFENYRPTDLPDENTNGRRILEFLAANPETGYRAGELTEELEIPRGSVGTTLSRLESRGLVRHKGQYWAINPEAYDAHTASVVGLQTVAEQFEGDYYDQNSDWDAELLDLDDQETDNESSEKQ, from the coding sequence ATGCCCGTCGATTTCGAGAACTACCGTCCGACCGATCTGCCCGACGAGAACACGAACGGGCGTCGGATCCTCGAGTTCCTCGCGGCCAACCCCGAAACGGGGTATCGAGCCGGTGAACTTACAGAGGAACTCGAGATCCCACGCGGGAGCGTCGGAACCACGCTGAGCCGACTCGAGAGTCGCGGACTCGTTCGTCACAAGGGCCAGTATTGGGCGATCAACCCGGAAGCCTACGACGCCCACACGGCGAGTGTCGTCGGTCTCCAGACCGTCGCCGAACAGTTCGAAGGCGATTATTACGATCAGAATTCGGACTGGGACGCCGAGCTTCTCGATCTCGATGACCAAGAGACGGACAACGAGTCGTCGGAGAAGCAGTAA
- a CDS encoding pentapeptide repeat-containing protein translates to MSTHEQTCGYSEDEENLPEGIPPISCDQPLWRDQDHCIWHAKTTEKPVDVLARKWDSAPSRIDGIYLAEIHLSDRLDFEDMDLYNANFSESDLTNANFQGTQLDLADFSEANLRSTKFNSEATNLTGACFEEADCIDTRFQHATLHNANFRSSNMPSAKLQHADAADAVFIDSELHDAKIICTNLRSAELDGAELHQADCGKAMLESASLVDSDLRGTSLVDADLFDTDLRDAEVDHKTNFGTQICREFIADRNAEWDIIKEKTGFSSDICGERGPISDSDPEDTYHSRREEYMQGLKYRYQVLAAFNRLITRCPISSSHDCSLDDLEDAEEIYRNIKQLFRENPVPEQRRQFNIREKETSRKIAYSRGEISWFRWTVLRWTMKYGESTKQVLLASLGAILLGAVIYPIWGIQRSSGEIIRYRFSGNFSIEYIFDFLFYSLRRFISTSDGGLTPLGPNEWIALGQTAIGTLLLAMLVFVLGRRATS, encoded by the coding sequence GTGAGTACTCACGAGCAAACCTGCGGCTATTCGGAAGACGAAGAAAATCTTCCAGAGGGTATTCCTCCGATCTCTTGTGACCAACCTCTCTGGAGGGATCAAGACCATTGTATATGGCATGCTAAAACAACTGAAAAGCCGGTTGATGTACTCGCCAGAAAGTGGGACAGTGCACCTTCTCGTATTGATGGGATATATTTAGCAGAAATTCATCTAAGTGATCGTCTTGATTTCGAGGATATGGATCTATATAATGCTAATTTCAGCGAGTCCGACTTGACTAACGCTAACTTTCAGGGCACACAATTAGACTTAGCTGATTTTTCAGAGGCAAATCTTCGATCGACGAAATTCAATAGTGAGGCTACCAACCTTACGGGCGCGTGTTTTGAAGAGGCAGACTGTATTGATACTCGATTTCAACATGCTACCCTCCATAATGCTAACTTCCGCTCGTCTAATATGCCCTCAGCGAAATTACAACATGCCGATGCAGCTGATGCGGTTTTCATTGATTCCGAGCTTCATGATGCTAAGATCATTTGTACAAATCTGCGTAGTGCAGAATTAGATGGGGCGGAGTTACATCAAGCAGATTGTGGTAAAGCGATGCTAGAAAGTGCGTCTCTCGTGGACTCTGATCTCCGTGGAACTTCCCTCGTCGATGCTGATTTATTTGATACGGATCTCCGAGATGCTGAGGTAGATCATAAGACCAACTTTGGCACCCAAATTTGTAGAGAGTTCATTGCAGATCGAAATGCCGAATGGGATATTATTAAGGAGAAGACTGGGTTTTCGAGCGATATCTGTGGTGAACGGGGCCCTATCTCAGATTCAGATCCTGAGGATACTTATCATTCTAGAAGAGAAGAGTATATGCAAGGTCTCAAGTACAGATATCAAGTGCTGGCTGCATTCAATCGTCTTATTACTAGATGTCCCATCTCGTCGTCTCATGATTGTAGTCTTGATGACCTTGAGGATGCAGAGGAGATATACAGGAATATAAAACAGTTGTTTAGGGAAAACCCCGTCCCAGAACAACGGCGCCAATTCAATATTCGAGAGAAGGAAACGAGTCGGAAAATAGCGTATTCACGTGGGGAAATTTCCTGGTTCCGCTGGACTGTGTTACGGTGGACTATGAAATACGGAGAAAGCACTAAACAAGTTCTTTTAGCCTCATTGGGTGCAATCCTGTTGGGTGCGGTAATCTACCCGATTTGGGGAATTCAACGAAGTTCAGGCGAAATAATACGATATAGATTCTCAGGGAACTTCTCTATAGAATATATTTTCGACTTCCTATTTTATAGTCTACGTCGATTCATTAGTACAAGTGACGGCGGTCTAACCCCCTTAGGGCCTAACGAGTGGATTGCTCTAGGCCAAACAGCAATTGGAACGTTGCTATTGGCGATGTTGGTATTTGTATTAGGCCGGAGAGCAACATCGTGA